The Oceanispirochaeta sp. M1 genome has a window encoding:
- a CDS encoding GntR family transcriptional regulator encodes MEPAYFLVKQAIEQKIEEQEYKVGDYLPCEKDLGEIYNVSRTTIRKAVSMLVREGKLTIIRGKGTQVAPTRMSHNIEELMSFTELMRKQGMIPAIHDQFAKLEAPSPKLAVILGVKPEGQVFHIQRVRFADEQPISINTSYIKAEYIKGFHEKLIENEQSLYRILKETYNIVIHDTEDCISAISASKEQAEVLNVGKGAPLLFIERRAYDQKNNLIEYSEIYIRSDRYKHIIKMRKN; translated from the coding sequence ATGGAACCTGCATATTTTTTGGTAAAACAAGCTATAGAACAAAAAATAGAGGAACAGGAATATAAGGTAGGGGATTATCTGCCTTGTGAAAAAGATTTAGGTGAAATATACAATGTGAGCCGAACGACAATCAGAAAGGCTGTGAGTATGCTTGTTCGAGAAGGGAAGCTCACAATCATCCGAGGTAAAGGAACTCAGGTAGCTCCCACGAGGATGAGTCACAATATCGAAGAGCTAATGAGTTTTACAGAATTGATGCGTAAACAGGGAATGATCCCGGCAATTCATGATCAGTTCGCGAAGCTGGAGGCTCCCAGCCCCAAATTGGCGGTTATTCTTGGGGTGAAACCTGAGGGCCAAGTATTTCATATACAGCGGGTAAGGTTTGCCGATGAACAGCCCATAAGTATTAATACCTCATATATCAAAGCAGAATATATCAAGGGCTTTCATGAAAAGCTAATAGAAAATGAACAATCACTCTACCGGATTTTAAAAGAGACATACAATATTGTCATTCATGATACCGAAGACTGCATTAGTGCCATCTCAGCATCGAAAGAACAGGCCGAGGTACTTAATGTCGGCAAGGGGGCACCCCTCCTATTTATCGAGCGCCGTGCCTACGATCAGAAAAACAACCTCATTGAATATTCTGAGATCTACATTCGAAGTGATCGCTACAAACATATTATCAAGATGAGGAAAAATTAA
- a CDS encoding ABC transporter permease, with protein MNKLINGSVLLGGNKKFDVFGFLYRYGTIIVTILAIVYFSVSIEHWFTFGNVTNIFRSVSIVCLIALAMTMSLTVDGFDLSTAATASFAAVIAAKIMIIWQLHPMLAVLLPIAVGCMIGLVNSFLIIKLGISDMLATLSMMFVITGVSITFQQGSAIYNYMPMLEGGVAPGLMSEGFKAIGQKELFEIPIPVFIMLAIAILVHVFLNWTKYGRFLYMTGGNVEAARLSGIPTSKYRTLAYVLSGAIAALAGVVLCARLGSGEVDSAGPYLMDAVAAAYIGFSVLGAGKPNAFGTLLGALLVGILMNGLVMMSFPYYSQNIVKGVVLILGLGLTYYKKKG; from the coding sequence ATGAATAAGTTGATAAATGGCTCCGTTTTACTGGGCGGCAATAAAAAATTTGATGTGTTTGGTTTCCTTTATAGATATGGAACCATCATTGTCACAATACTGGCTATCGTCTATTTTTCTGTATCTATTGAACACTGGTTTACATTCGGAAATGTGACGAATATTTTCAGATCAGTTTCCATTGTCTGCCTGATAGCCCTTGCCATGACAATGTCCCTGACTGTAGACGGATTTGACCTCTCTACAGCGGCCACTGCTTCTTTTGCAGCGGTCATTGCGGCCAAGATAATGATTATCTGGCAACTTCATCCCATGCTTGCGGTTCTACTTCCAATTGCAGTGGGATGTATGATTGGATTGGTAAATTCATTTCTGATTATCAAACTGGGAATCTCGGATATGCTCGCAACACTGTCAATGATGTTTGTCATTACAGGTGTTTCTATTACATTCCAGCAGGGATCGGCAATATATAACTATATGCCCATGCTCGAAGGGGGAGTGGCACCGGGGCTCATGTCAGAGGGATTCAAGGCTATTGGTCAGAAAGAGCTCTTTGAAATACCTATTCCGGTCTTCATAATGCTGGCCATTGCCATCCTGGTTCATGTCTTTTTGAACTGGACAAAATATGGACGCTTTCTGTATATGACCGGTGGTAATGTTGAAGCTGCCAGACTAAGCGGTATTCCCACATCAAAATACAGAACCCTTGCCTATGTACTCTCAGGGGCCATTGCTGCTCTTGCGGGTGTTGTTCTCTGTGCAAGACTTGGATCTGGTGAAGTTGACTCGGCGGGTCCCTATTTGATGGATGCCGTAGCTGCTGCTTATATCGGATTTTCAGTGCTGGGAGCCGGCAAACCAAATGCATTTGGTACCCTCCTTGGTGCACTGCTTGTGGGAATCCTTATGAACGGACTCGTTATGATGAGCTTTCCCTACTATTCACAGAATATTGTTAAGGGTGTTGTTCTGATACTCGGCCTTGGTCTGACATATTACAAAAAGAAGGGGTAA
- a CDS encoding ABC transporter ATP-binding protein, giving the protein MSNAIEITGLRYSYPKNDSPTLDGVDLQIPEGAFTIITGPTGAGKTTLVFSMNGIVPELTEGRIAGKIQVFDKNVRKTRVQDLLGSIGVVMQDPETQIFGRTVEEDTEFGPRNMMLSREDIRERVDKSLSMVRLDHFHKRQSDQLSGGEKQRLAIAGILAMKPKMIVLDEPTSELDPLGRSEIYKTIQDLRQRENMTIVGVEHATQDIIDFADHLVVMRLGKIVWQGVPSALLRDIEKSRALGIKPIPVSLLGLSLAQAGLADIHDIPLSLDEAEKLVRQIISKRMKADPDYQASALFREEPLKISASGKILLEIKGLTHIYKGGVQALKGVDLIIREGEFVALIGQNGAGKTTLAKHLNGLLQPSEGDILVLGKNTRITPINELAKDIGYVFQNPDHQIFSVTVEQEIQYGLQNMDLSDEEITERVNEIAEITGLEPALQEHPLSLGKGQRQMVAVASILAMKPRILVIDEPTTGQDWEGIQNMMTLIKGLHSKGTTIIMISHDMDIVSEYADRVVVLTQGEIRADGTGEDVFKKNTVLREACVTAPQIPLLCERLEDVLDGLCIMSPEKLAETIVGYRRSI; this is encoded by the coding sequence ATGAGTAATGCCATTGAAATAACAGGTCTGCGTTACAGTTATCCGAAGAATGATTCACCCACCCTGGACGGAGTAGACCTGCAGATTCCAGAGGGTGCTTTTACTATTATCACCGGACCTACAGGGGCTGGAAAAACCACCTTGGTCTTCAGTATGAATGGCATTGTTCCGGAACTGACCGAAGGGCGGATTGCAGGAAAAATACAGGTCTTTGATAAGAATGTAAGAAAAACCAGGGTACAGGATCTGCTGGGCAGTATTGGTGTGGTTATGCAGGATCCTGAAACACAGATTTTTGGAAGAACAGTGGAAGAGGACACCGAATTCGGCCCCCGGAATATGATGCTTTCCAGAGAGGACATTCGAGAACGAGTTGATAAATCTCTTTCCATGGTCAGACTCGATCATTTTCATAAACGACAGAGTGATCAACTCTCTGGAGGAGAAAAACAGCGTCTCGCTATTGCCGGTATTCTGGCCATGAAGCCCAAAATGATAGTCCTTGATGAACCGACTTCCGAGTTAGATCCCCTGGGACGATCTGAAATTTACAAGACGATCCAGGATTTACGGCAAAGGGAAAATATGACCATTGTCGGAGTCGAACATGCCACCCAGGATATTATAGATTTTGCTGATCATCTCGTGGTGATGCGCCTGGGAAAGATTGTCTGGCAGGGGGTACCTTCCGCTCTGCTACGTGATATTGAAAAATCCCGGGCTCTGGGAATAAAACCAATACCTGTAAGCCTGTTGGGACTTTCTCTGGCTCAGGCGGGATTAGCCGATATTCATGATATTCCATTGAGTCTGGATGAAGCCGAAAAATTGGTGAGACAGATCATTTCGAAACGAATGAAAGCCGATCCGGATTATCAAGCAAGTGCATTGTTCAGGGAAGAGCCGCTGAAGATCTCAGCGTCAGGAAAGATACTTCTTGAGATAAAGGGACTGACCCATATTTACAAAGGAGGAGTCCAGGCTCTTAAGGGAGTCGATCTGATCATCCGAGAGGGTGAGTTTGTGGCTCTCATCGGACAAAATGGTGCCGGTAAAACAACACTGGCAAAACATTTAAACGGCTTGCTTCAGCCTTCGGAGGGCGATATTCTTGTTCTAGGTAAAAACACAAGGATAACTCCCATTAATGAATTGGCCAAAGATATCGGATATGTATTTCAAAATCCCGACCATCAGATCTTCTCCGTGACGGTAGAGCAGGAGATACAGTATGGGCTGCAGAACATGGATCTTTCAGATGAGGAGATAACTGAGCGGGTAAATGAAATAGCAGAAATCACAGGCCTTGAACCTGCATTACAGGAACATCCTCTTTCACTAGGAAAAGGCCAGCGCCAAATGGTGGCGGTGGCATCAATTTTAGCTATGAAGCCTCGAATCCTTGTGATTGATGAACCGACGACAGGGCAGGATTGGGAGGGAATTCAGAATATGATGACCCTTATTAAGGGACTGCATTCCAAGGGTACTACAATTATTATGATTTCTCATGACATGGATATTGTCTCAGAGTATGCCGACCGGGTTGTGGTATTGACCCAGGGCGAGATTCGGGCAGATGGTACAGGAGAGGATGTGTTCAAAAAAAATACAGTTTTAAGGGAGGCCTGTGTTACGGCCCCTCAAATTCCCTTGCTTTGTGAACGGCTGGAGGATGTCCTTGACGGTCTCTGTATCATGTCTCCTGAGAAGCTGGCGGAAACAATTGTCGGATATCGGAGAAGTATATGA
- a CDS encoding sugar ABC transporter substrate-binding protein, whose translation MKKIMTVLLAVFLLIGLVACGGKTEEKVEVEKTVEAAPAPVALGDIPAPFGGEKTIKIALVKEWGTGTHMTMHINGVKNEAAKYGIEVNVIDANNDLQAMAEGIENAVTQGVDAILTSHGKSDALQASIDKALRAGIPVIVFDNDFNVPSDVAPGMLVAMDQYDLMMGLLSQMSLVTYLNGSADVIYNRLANIPPTDKRHRIWEGGILPTYTGINVLETIDLGTSGVMAKSQTALEAILDADKDNNIDAVYAVWDEYAKGFYNAILSSGKTIPLFSVDMSDQDLAMMQTHPEIWISSSAVDPTVIGIVQVRLAMLAISGQALPRYYSLTPVLVEASDLPTIEERPLSMADLSEFYAGWGSTQEFLEDWMADLAAMQ comes from the coding sequence ATGAAAAAAATAATGACTGTATTGTTGGCTGTTTTTCTTTTAATAGGGCTTGTGGCTTGTGGTGGCAAGACCGAAGAAAAGGTAGAGGTTGAAAAGACTGTGGAAGCAGCTCCTGCTCCTGTTGCTCTTGGAGATATTCCAGCACCTTTCGGCGGCGAAAAGACAATCAAAATTGCACTTGTTAAGGAATGGGGTACTGGTACTCACATGACTATGCATATCAACGGCGTTAAGAACGAAGCTGCCAAATATGGTATCGAAGTTAATGTTATTGATGCAAACAATGACCTTCAGGCAATGGCTGAGGGAATTGAGAATGCAGTAACTCAGGGAGTTGATGCAATTCTTACATCTCATGGTAAAAGTGATGCACTTCAGGCATCTATTGATAAAGCTCTCAGAGCCGGTATTCCTGTAATCGTTTTTGATAATGATTTCAATGTACCTTCTGATGTTGCTCCCGGCATGCTTGTAGCTATGGATCAGTATGACCTTATGATGGGACTTCTTTCTCAGATGTCTCTTGTAACTTACCTCAATGGTTCTGCAGATGTTATTTACAACAGACTTGCAAATATACCTCCTACTGACAAACGTCATAGAATCTGGGAAGGTGGAATTCTTCCTACCTATACAGGTATTAATGTTCTTGAAACAATTGACCTTGGAACAAGTGGTGTAATGGCCAAATCTCAGACAGCTCTTGAAGCTATCCTTGATGCAGACAAAGACAATAATATTGATGCTGTTTATGCGGTTTGGGATGAATATGCAAAGGGTTTCTACAACGCTATCCTTTCATCAGGAAAAACAATTCCTCTATTCTCTGTTGATATGTCTGATCAGGACCTTGCAATGATGCAGACACATCCTGAAATCTGGATTTCTTCATCAGCAGTAGACCCAACAGTCATTGGTATTGTACAGGTTAGACTCGCCATGCTTGCCATAAGCGGACAGGCTCTTCCCAGATACTACTCTCTGACACCTGTACTTGTTGAGGCTTCTGATCTTCCTACTATCGAAGAAAGACCTCTCAGCATGGCAGACCTTTCTGAGTTCTACGCCGGTTGGGGTTCCACACAGGAATTCCTGGAAGACTGGATGGCTGATCTCGCAGCAATGCAGTAA
- a CDS encoding carbohydrate kinase family protein, which yields MKKKQIICIGTVAMDVLQEVETLPEPDGFAVIGNISYLPGGSASNVMAQASKLGARCAFVAKVGDDSVGRQILESMEQENIETKECRIKAGGTSLHTTIVVDSQGSKFILLNMGDAFLDLKVDELDEAYITDTEIYYTDLLPGEAAIHGLKAAKAAGMKIAVNLQIGLPMMKQLGVTREQILEILPMIDLFAPCREAAEQLFSSSDPASCVAALRSYCKGTILLTMGSDGAYVDAGPEVKAVHFPVEDVVVKDTTGAGDSFLGAFIYAHMIRKFDIEKSMSIATHCASITCSVLGARSGPDSVELEQWLSSQLTEEEH from the coding sequence ATGAAAAAGAAACAGATTATATGCATTGGTACTGTTGCGATGGATGTGTTGCAGGAGGTTGAAACTTTACCGGAACCGGACGGATTTGCTGTAATTGGAAACATTAGTTATTTACCAGGAGGAAGTGCATCAAATGTTATGGCCCAGGCATCCAAACTTGGCGCTCGATGTGCATTTGTAGCAAAAGTGGGAGATGATTCAGTTGGTCGGCAAATATTGGAATCCATGGAACAGGAAAATATTGAGACTAAAGAATGCAGGATTAAAGCAGGTGGGACATCCCTTCATACAACGATTGTTGTGGATTCCCAGGGAAGCAAATTTATTCTTCTGAATATGGGTGATGCCTTCCTAGATCTCAAGGTGGATGAACTTGATGAAGCCTATATTACCGACACGGAAATCTATTACACCGATCTTTTACCGGGAGAAGCCGCGATACATGGTTTAAAGGCAGCAAAAGCTGCCGGTATGAAAATCGCAGTGAATCTCCAGATCGGCTTGCCAATGATGAAACAGCTTGGTGTGACCAGAGAGCAAATTCTTGAGATTCTCCCAATGATTGATCTATTTGCTCCCTGCCGTGAGGCAGCTGAGCAGCTATTCAGTTCCTCTGATCCCGCATCATGTGTCGCAGCTCTTCGTTCCTACTGTAAGGGAACTATATTACTTACCATGGGAAGCGATGGAGCCTATGTTGATGCTGGACCCGAAGTAAAAGCTGTTCATTTTCCCGTGGAAGATGTCGTCGTGAAAGATACGACCGGTGCAGGAGATTCATTTCTGGGGGCATTCATCTATGCTCATATGATCAGGAAGTTTGACATTGAAAAATCAATGAGTATAGCAACCCATTGTGCCTCTATTACCTGTTCGGTCCTGGGGGCGCGATCTGGGCCAGATTCGGTGGAATTGGAGCAATGGCTGTCCAGTCAACTCACTGAAGAGGAGCATTAA
- the mtnA gene encoding S-methyl-5-thioribose-1-phosphate isomerase — protein sequence MKTIVPALLNSAKDKLVLLDQTLLPVEEKFLELDKKEDIWEAIKKLRVRGAPAIGVAAAFGMYVCANRLEEEDVPSFKKKVIELREYFATSRPTAVNLFWALDRMFDRFEKEEKAGKSVDQIKAAFLEESEEILREDQEMGIAIGKYGLELLKPGMGLLTHCNAGGLACSGYGTALAPMYAGHDKDYDFKIYADETRPLLQGSRLTAYELNKAGLDVTVICDNMASLVMREGKIDAVLVGTDRITANGDVINKIGTSGVAILAKEYGIPFYVLGPYSTVDLNTPTGNEVEIELRESDEIGNGFGRRTAPEEVKAYNPAFDITENKYVTAIITEKGIVRAPYKENLAKLFKD from the coding sequence ATGAAAACTATAGTACCCGCATTATTAAATAGTGCAAAAGATAAACTTGTTCTCCTTGACCAGACCCTGCTTCCAGTGGAAGAAAAATTTCTAGAATTGGATAAGAAAGAGGATATCTGGGAAGCAATCAAGAAGCTCAGAGTCAGAGGGGCACCGGCAATTGGTGTTGCTGCCGCCTTTGGAATGTATGTCTGTGCAAACAGGTTGGAAGAGGAAGATGTCCCTTCCTTTAAGAAAAAAGTTATTGAATTAAGAGAGTATTTTGCAACCTCAAGACCTACAGCTGTCAATCTCTTCTGGGCCCTGGACCGCATGTTTGACAGGTTTGAGAAAGAGGAAAAAGCGGGTAAGTCCGTGGACCAGATCAAAGCAGCTTTTCTTGAAGAAAGTGAAGAGATCCTTCGGGAAGACCAGGAGATGGGAATAGCCATTGGGAAATATGGGCTTGAACTTCTAAAACCCGGTATGGGACTTCTCACTCACTGCAATGCAGGAGGACTTGCCTGTTCAGGTTATGGAACGGCCCTTGCTCCCATGTATGCAGGTCATGATAAAGACTACGATTTTAAGATTTATGCAGACGAAACCAGACCACTTCTTCAGGGCTCCCGACTCACCGCGTATGAACTGAACAAGGCGGGACTGGATGTTACGGTAATCTGCGACAATATGGCTTCTCTCGTGATGAGAGAAGGAAAGATTGATGCTGTCCTGGTGGGAACCGATAGAATTACGGCAAACGGTGACGTGATCAATAAGATTGGAACTTCCGGAGTGGCCATACTGGCAAAAGAATACGGAATTCCCTTTTATGTACTGGGTCCATATTCAACTGTAGATCTGAATACCCCCACTGGTAATGAAGTGGAAATTGAGCTTCGTGAGAGTGATGAAATCGGAAACGGATTTGGACGTCGAACGGCACCCGAAGAAGTTAAGGCCTATAATCCTGCTTTCGACATAACAGAAAACAAGTATGTAACAGCCATTATTACCGAGAAGGGAATCGTGAGAGCCCCCTACAAAGAGAATCTCGCAAAGCTCTTTAAGGATTAG
- a CDS encoding ECF transporter S component, translated as MSETVKVDDVTEETEVKRGFWSVKRVSYVAIFIALSAVGAMIKIPSPIGSVGLDSVPGFFCALAFGGIEGAIVISIGHILSAAFVGFPLTLPIHLAIAITMAVWAFLYRLLSKLNIILAIVVTVLLNGFVSGLLLLLLGGWGLYIGTVPFLLVASAVNVILSAIAFKAVKSSKLL; from the coding sequence ATGAGTGAAACAGTAAAAGTTGATGATGTAACTGAAGAAACAGAAGTGAAAAGGGGTTTCTGGTCGGTAAAAAGAGTTTCTTATGTGGCAATATTTATTGCCTTGAGTGCAGTAGGTGCGATGATTAAGATCCCCAGTCCTATCGGATCAGTCGGTTTGGATTCTGTTCCAGGATTCTTTTGTGCACTGGCTTTCGGTGGAATTGAAGGGGCTATTGTCATAAGTATCGGTCATATCCTTTCAGCTGCGTTTGTTGGGTTTCCACTTACCCTACCTATTCATCTTGCTATTGCCATTACCATGGCAGTTTGGGCCTTTCTCTACAGGTTGTTGAGTAAACTCAATATAATATTAGCTATTGTTGTAACAGTATTGCTCAATGGATTTGTCTCAGGTCTTCTCCTTCTTTTATTGGGTGGTTGGGGCTTATATATAGGAACAGTGCCCTTCCTTTTGGTGGCTTCCGCCGTGAATGTTATTTTATCAGCCATCGCATTTAAGGCTGTAAAGAGTTCAAAACTGTTGTAA
- the mtnK gene encoding S-methyl-5-thioribose kinase, which translates to MDKYFELNVDSVIDYVKSKIDFFSSDAEYKCNEIGDGNLNLVFKVYDSKNNKSLIVKQSLPYVRAAGEDWPLDIGRGEIESRILGIEYELTDGLVPEIYIYDPIMCCMVMEDLSDYVIMRYGLIDREIYPKFVDQISDFMVKTLLLTSDVVMEHKEKKESVKSFINPELCEITEDLVFTEPFNTGARNNVEESLVEFHIANIVNDEKLSLEAAKLKFDFMNNAQALIHGDLHTGSIFVNKDSTKVIDPEFAFYGPMAYDIGNVIANLIMNYLSAFYSMADGDKKDNFCRYMLSTIKDTVDVTKAKFLSVWDDVVTDAMAKKKGFKEHYIEDVFVNTAGVCGCEMTRRTVGFAQVKDLNSIEDDTARYKAKTTNLLIAKELIINRTTAVTGQDYLDLLSKYCK; encoded by the coding sequence ATGGATAAGTATTTTGAATTGAATGTAGATTCAGTTATTGATTATGTAAAAAGTAAAATTGACTTTTTCAGCAGCGATGCAGAATATAAATGCAATGAGATAGGTGATGGAAACCTCAACCTTGTATTCAAAGTTTATGACAGTAAAAACAATAAAAGTCTTATCGTGAAACAGTCTTTACCCTATGTTAGAGCTGCAGGAGAAGACTGGCCCCTGGATATCGGCCGTGGTGAGATTGAAAGCAGAATCCTGGGCATTGAGTATGAACTGACAGATGGTCTTGTTCCTGAAATATATATCTATGACCCCATAATGTGCTGTATGGTTATGGAAGACCTATCTGATTATGTGATAATGAGATATGGGCTTATTGATCGTGAGATTTATCCCAAATTTGTAGATCAGATTTCTGACTTTATGGTGAAAACCCTTCTTTTGACTTCTGATGTAGTCATGGAACATAAAGAGAAGAAAGAGTCAGTAAAGAGCTTTATCAACCCGGAACTCTGTGAAATCACTGAGGATCTTGTATTTACAGAACCCTTTAATACGGGGGCTCGCAATAATGTTGAAGAATCTCTTGTTGAGTTTCATATAGCAAACATTGTCAATGATGAAAAATTGAGCCTTGAAGCGGCAAAATTAAAGTTTGACTTTATGAATAATGCCCAGGCTCTTATTCATGGAGATCTTCATACGGGAAGCATCTTTGTTAACAAAGATTCAACCAAAGTTATAGATCCGGAGTTTGCATTTTACGGACCCATGGCCTATGACATTGGGAATGTCATTGCAAATCTGATCATGAACTATCTTTCGGCCTTCTACAGTATGGCCGATGGGGATAAAAAAGATAATTTCTGCCGTTATATGCTCTCAACGATCAAAGATACAGTTGATGTCACAAAGGCCAAATTCCTGTCTGTATGGGATGATGTTGTGACCGATGCAATGGCAAAAAAGAAGGGCTTCAAAGAACACTATATTGAAGATGTATTTGTAAACACGGCTGGTGTCTGTGGATGCGAGATGACCAGACGCACTGTAGGTTTTGCCCAGGTTAAAGATCTCAACAGTATTGAAGATGATACAGCAAGATATAAAGCCAAAACAACTAATCTTCTCATAGCTAAAGAACTCATAATAAACCGAACTACAGCTGTTACCGGTCAGGATTACCTTGATCTGCTTAGCAAGTACTGTAAATAA
- a CDS encoding class II aldolase/adducin family protein, whose protein sequence is MLEYMTEVQARKAICEIGDKMYNKGFVAANDGNISIKISEDTIIVTPTGVSKGGMPLDSLVKMKMDGTIMGKNKPSSEVKMHIRVYQLNKSVNSVVHAHPPASTAFAIARIPLDRPIMSESILTLGVVHVADYALPGTKEVPDSIEPYVNSHNAVLLANHGLLTWGDDITQAMYRMESAEQYCKIMIYLRQIGEPVEFSCNQVSDLIKIRENLGIEAGGVPPCDPNPVQKNDRTPEAELIEKITRQVLAQLK, encoded by the coding sequence ATGCTGGAATATATGACAGAAGTACAGGCCAGGAAGGCCATCTGTGAAATTGGTGACAAGATGTATAACAAGGGTTTTGTCGCTGCCAATGATGGGAATATTTCGATTAAAATTTCAGAGGATACAATCATTGTTACCCCAACAGGTGTAAGCAAGGGTGGTATGCCCCTGGATTCCCTGGTGAAGATGAAAATGGACGGGACTATAATGGGGAAGAATAAACCCTCATCAGAAGTCAAAATGCACATCAGGGTTTATCAGCTGAATAAATCAGTGAATTCGGTTGTTCATGCACATCCTCCTGCTTCAACAGCATTTGCCATTGCAAGGATACCCCTGGACAGGCCCATAATGTCAGAGTCCATATTGACTCTGGGGGTTGTTCACGTTGCTGATTATGCTCTTCCGGGTACTAAGGAAGTTCCTGATTCAATTGAACCCTATGTGAATTCCCATAATGCCGTACTCCTTGCCAACCATGGACTCTTGACCTGGGGTGATGATATTACCCAGGCCATGTACCGGATGGAGTCGGCGGAACAGTACTGTAAAATTATGATATATCTCAGGCAAATAGGTGAACCCGTAGAATTCAGCTGTAATCAAGTCTCTGATTTGATTAAAATCCGGGAAAATCTCGGAATAGAAGCTGGAGGGGTCCCTCCCTGTGATCCTAATCCAGTTCAGAAAAATGATAGGACCCCTGAAGCCGAGCTTATCGAAAAGATAACCCGGCAGGTACTGGCACAGCTGAAATAA
- a CDS encoding sugar ABC transporter ATP-binding protein: MDSKGLMMKGISMDFPGVKALDGVDFSANKGEVHALIGANGAGKSTLMKILSGVYVKTSGEIFINGQKLDIQNPMDAKKNGIVIVYQEVDTALIPYLTVAENIMMDYLITEQKSLFIDWRKIQGEAKEAMNKLGLDIDVNRLVSDLTLSEKQMVLIGRAVFHKAEYLILDEPTAPLSVEETDKLFEIVETVKKRGVSVIFISHRLDEIFKICERITVLRDGKLVGDYDIKTETIDTIVEKMLGRKLESTFPKHDITVGGKIFEVRHISGDGGINDVNMHVNAGEIVGVSGLVGAGKTELMKLLFGASKRYEGEVAIHGNLIAPKSPAAAVKKGLALVPEERRREGIIVQESIETNATLPTLKKYCNGVFMNRSLLKKSSCETIEMVGIKAPNEKVQVSKLSGGNQQKVAIGKWIISDAEIFMFDEPTKGVDVGSKAEIYKLIGGLVAKDKGVIYATCEFSEILGLTDRVYVMYNGTIAAELITKNTNEEELLRYSTGGGRDE; this comes from the coding sequence ATGGATTCAAAGGGCTTGATGATGAAGGGAATATCAATGGATTTTCCCGGTGTAAAAGCGCTTGATGGAGTTGATTTCTCTGCGAATAAAGGAGAAGTCCATGCCCTTATCGGGGCGAACGGTGCAGGTAAGAGTACCCTTATGAAGATCTTAAGCGGTGTTTATGTAAAGACTTCAGGGGAAATCTTTATTAACGGGCAGAAATTGGATATCCAAAACCCAATGGATGCCAAGAAGAATGGTATTGTAATTGTCTATCAGGAAGTGGATACAGCTCTGATTCCATATCTGACTGTGGCAGAAAATATAATGATGGATTATCTGATAACTGAGCAAAAGAGTCTTTTTATTGACTGGAGAAAGATCCAGGGTGAAGCGAAAGAAGCCATGAATAAGCTGGGTCTGGATATAGATGTAAACAGGCTCGTAAGCGATTTGACTCTTTCGGAAAAACAGATGGTCCTTATTGGACGCGCTGTTTTCCACAAGGCTGAATATCTGATTCTTGATGAACCTACAGCACCACTGAGTGTTGAAGAAACAGATAAGCTTTTTGAAATCGTTGAAACAGTCAAAAAACGGGGTGTGAGTGTCATTTTTATATCTCACAGACTCGATGAAATTTTTAAAATATGTGAAAGAATCACCGTTCTCAGAGATGGGAAGCTTGTGGGTGATTATGATATCAAAACAGAAACTATTGATACCATTGTCGAGAAGATGCTGGGACGTAAACTTGAGAGTACCTTTCCCAAGCATGACATAACGGTAGGTGGAAAGATATTTGAAGTACGTCATATCAGTGGAGACGGCGGAATCAATGATGTGAATATGCATGTTAATGCTGGTGAAATTGTAGGAGTATCCGGATTAGTCGGGGCGGGTAAGACCGAACTGATGAAGCTTCTCTTTGGCGCATCAAAACGCTACGAAGGGGAAGTGGCCATTCATGGTAATTTGATTGCTCCTAAATCTCCTGCTGCTGCTGTGAAAAAAGGGCTTGCCCTGGTTCCTGAAGAGAGAAGACGGGAGGGGATTATTGTGCAGGAATCTATTGAGACCAATGCCACTCTTCCAACACTTAAAAAGTATTGCAATGGTGTCTTTATGAACCGCAGTCTACTCAAAAAATCTTCATGTGAAACCATAGAGATGGTAGGCATCAAGGCTCCCAATGAAAAAGTGCAGGTGTCCAAGCTTTCCGGTGGAAATCAGCAGAAAGTTGCAATAGGAAAATGGATTATTTCCGATGCTGAAATTTTCATGTTTGATGAACCCACCAAGGGTGTTGATGTCGGATCTAAAGCTGAAATCTACAAGCTGATCGGCGGGCTTGTGGCTAAAGATAAAGGCGTTATCTATGCAACCTGTGAATTCAGTGAAATCCTGGGTCTCACTGACAGAGTTTATGTCATGTATAACGGAACAATCGCTGCAGAATTGATTACAAAAAATACAAATGAAGAAGAGTTGTTACGATACTCTACCGGCGGAGGAAGAGATGAATAA